From Streptomyces yatensis, one genomic window encodes:
- a CDS encoding class I adenylate-forming enzyme family protein, translated as MTAKLFTTEAVHTLPEFEQRALGIADALRERGISDGTRVMLKAGNSAGYVGALLALMHVGASIVMVDHQERAEATQRICDRAGVKICVVDDDTPMPESGPARVTVYELLVAAVEQSPAERRLSFDTWCELPDGLIMWSSGSTGEPKGVVKTGAKFLKNLQRNAEQVGHRSDDVLLPLLPFSHQYGLSMVLIAWLVKCSLVIAPYRRLDRAMTMAGTCGATVVDATPASYRSMLNMIGRKPALGDELSGVRMFCSGAAPLDPGLVGDYVKRFGLPLLDSYGSTEAGNVAFATEDNVVACGRAVQGLKLRIVDDEGAALPSGEVGEIQVHSPDLMEGYLADDGTVAPVDPAKTDWYPTGDFGYLDGGDNLFVLGRKSAVHRNGHTLYPEIIEHKLAAGGCLVKVVPVPDEQRGCQLVFFVEDEQQRESRFWREPIGSLLPAFEHPNRIHVLERFPLNRNGKPDKRQLEQLALDLAPGANA; from the coding sequence ATGACCGCAAAGCTCTTTACGACGGAAGCGGTGCACACGCTTCCCGAGTTCGAGCAGCGGGCCCTGGGCATCGCCGACGCGCTGCGCGAGCGTGGCATCAGCGACGGCACCCGGGTCATGCTGAAGGCGGGCAACTCCGCCGGTTACGTGGGGGCCCTCCTCGCCCTGATGCACGTCGGCGCGTCGATCGTCATGGTCGACCACCAGGAGCGGGCGGAGGCGACACAGCGCATCTGTGACCGGGCCGGCGTCAAGATATGCGTGGTGGACGACGACACCCCGATGCCCGAGAGCGGGCCGGCCCGGGTCACCGTCTACGAACTGCTCGTGGCGGCCGTGGAGCAGTCGCCCGCCGAGCGGCGGCTGTCCTTCGACACCTGGTGCGAGCTGCCCGACGGCCTGATCATGTGGTCCTCCGGGTCCACCGGGGAGCCCAAGGGCGTCGTCAAGACCGGGGCGAAGTTCCTGAAGAACCTTCAGCGTAACGCCGAGCAGGTGGGCCACCGCTCCGACGACGTCCTGCTGCCGCTGCTGCCCTTCTCCCACCAGTACGGGCTGTCCATGGTGCTCATCGCCTGGCTGGTCAAGTGCTCGCTGGTCATCGCGCCCTACCGGCGGCTGGACCGGGCGATGACCATGGCGGGCACCTGCGGGGCGACGGTGGTCGACGCCACCCCGGCCAGCTACCGCAGCATGCTCAACATGATCGGCCGTAAGCCCGCCCTGGGGGACGAGCTGTCGGGTGTCCGCATGTTCTGCAGCGGGGCCGCCCCGCTGGACCCCGGTCTGGTCGGCGACTACGTCAAGAGGTTCGGGCTGCCCCTGCTGGACAGCTACGGCAGCACCGAGGCCGGAAACGTGGCCTTCGCGACCGAGGACAACGTCGTGGCCTGCGGGCGGGCCGTCCAGGGCCTGAAGCTGCGGATCGTGGACGACGAGGGCGCGGCCCTCCCCTCGGGCGAGGTCGGGGAGATCCAGGTCCACTCGCCCGATCTGATGGAGGGTTACCTGGCGGACGACGGCACGGTGGCCCCCGTCGACCCGGCCAAGACCGACTGGTACCCCACCGGCGACTTCGGCTATCTCGACGGCGGGGACAACCTCTTCGTCCTCGGCCGGAAGTCCGCGGTGCACCGCAACGGCCATACGCTCTACCCCGAGATCATCGAGCACAAGCTGGCCGCGGGCGGCTGTCTCGTCAAGGTCGTGCCCGTCCCCGACGAGCAGCGCGGTTGCCAGCTGGTCTTCTTCGTGGAGGACGAGCAGCAGCGGGAGTCGCGGTTCTGGCGGGAGCCGATCGGCTCCCTGCTGCCCGCCTTCGAGCACCCCAACCGCATTCACGTCCTGGAGCGGTTCCCCCTGAACCGCAACGGCAAGCCCGACAAGCGACAACTCGAGCAGCTGGCTCTCGATCTGGCACCCGGAGCGAACGCATGA
- a CDS encoding SDR family NAD(P)-dependent oxidoreductase, which yields MSSMLRGSSDSGESGIQAGPDCGESPGELPSLAPDFRELPDLEQRRVLFDLVHAHVAAALRSESPRTLDAESSFLDLGLDSLAAVNLHRGLVAATGLTLDVSLAYDYPTPSELVDHLHRKIFPVAGDDTAPARAVVGSDDPIAIVGMSCRFPGGVNSPEDLWKVVSEGVDAITPFPTDRGWDLEALYSPDPDQPGTSYATEGGFIHDAPEFDAEFFGISPREALAMDPQQRLLLETSWEVFERAGIDVTKLRGSRTAVFTGAEHHDYGPHLQSTKSGLEGYALTGIAGSVASGRIAYTFGFEGPAWTVDTACSSSLVSLHQAAHSLRQGECDLALATGVATMPTPGDFILFSRQRGLSSNGRCKAFGAEADGTSWAEGVGVLLVERLSDARRNGHEVLAIVRGTAVNQDGASNGLTAPNGRSQQRVIRQALANAELTADQIDVIEAHGTGTSLGDPIEAQALMATYGESRPEGEPVWLGSLKSNIGHTQAAAGAGAVIKMVMAMRHGIMPKTLHVEVPTPHVDWASGGVALLAEQRAWPQNGQPRRAGISSFGMSGTNAHAIIEQAPPQEPVSAPDDADLEETASQPISWLVSARSEEALRAQAARLREHVVRDRDASPVDVGWSSAVTRAALEQRAVVVASDRDGLLRGLAALAEDTDAPGLVLGRSRAQRVAFLFTGQGAQRMGMGRELYETYPLFADVFDEACDYLEVRLGTSVLDVVFGPEDDAADAGNTSGDELNQTMFTQAGLFAFEVALFRLLESWGVRPDFLMGHSVGEIAAAHVAGVLSLEDACALVAARGRLMQELPEGGAMVAVQASEQEVLESLKGREDQVSLAALNGPTSVVLSGDEDAVLELAGLWEAQGRKTKRLRVSHAFHSPRMDAMLEEFRQLADCLAYSAPAIPVISNVTGDVAGDELATAEYWVRHVREAVRFDDGMRSLAAQGVTTCVELGPDAVLTAMGQDCLDAIDADAAFVPLARAGRAEAQTLAEAVATLYTNGVGVDWNAVYAGRGARRVGLPTYAFQHKRYWLEAGGAVTGDARSVGLGRVDHPLLGGLTELADGERTVLTGRLSLQTHPWLADHAVAGGVLFPGTGFVELGLLAGTETGAGRLGELTLETPLLLPEQGGVRVQLVVGPTDESGVRPLGVYSRSDSDEPGEEWVRHAQGVLEADSGAAVTDSLLQWPVPGAEQVPMEGFYEGLAQVGYGYGPVFQGLESVWRLDGDVYAEVALPDSAAQDAGRFGLHPALLDAALHAMEMGDFGGESGRVTLPFSFTGVTLHAVGAGRVRVRLRPQGKDTVALLVTDAMGEPVASVESLVVREVAPERFASGPRSSGGDGTLFRANWDVFPAARGGSLTVDGVSAAVIGADRARAGELLAASGVEYAEYAGTDELLAAVDGGAALPDVVWAWCGAAPDTEDIADAARKSTHRALALVQSWLAEDRFEGSRLVVVTGDAVATGPGEGVAGLANAAVWGLVRSAATENPGRLVLVDIDRHAESATAAAGLVTAAIAAGEREVAVRVGQGLIPRLARNAAGRVLEAPADTSAWKLGTSGGGTLDNLSLQPDPSAEAPLAPGYVRIAVRAAGLNFRDALIAIGMYPDDHATMGGEGAGVVLEVGPGVTDLAPGDRVMGMINASFGPIAIADRRQIVPMPRGWTFAQGASVPVVFLTAYIGLVELGKLQPGESILVHTATGGVGMAATQLARHLGAEVYATASPGKWDTLRAMGFDEKHIASSRDLEFERRFMEASGGRGMDMVLDSLAREFVDASLRLMPRGGRFLEMGKIDVRDPEVVAAEHPGVKYEAYDLVVADYDWVQRMLVELVALFDSGALHPLPLTAWDVRRAPDAIRHISQARHIGKNVFTMSHPLNTEGSVLVTGGTGGLGSEVARHLVAEHGVRNLVLVSRRGPDAAGAADLKAELAEAGASVTLAACDVADRASLERVLSAVPAEHPLTAVVHAAGVLDDGVIDTLSPKRIDAVFEPKVDAAWNLHELTRHLDLAQFVMFSSVAGVFGSPGQGNYAAANAFLDALAAHRRSLGLPATSLAWGPWEQGGGMTGTLSQADMVRMAREGMAALSMAGGLRLLDAGRSGEDALLVPMRLETSALSGQADIPTLLRGVVRVRSKAAADGKAAAPESARVKLAGLSGAELDRALLDLVRGSAAMVLGHSGAQSIEPDRSFQNLGFDSLAGVEFRNRLNSATGLRLPSTLIFDNPTPAALAEYLRGRVATDSPAEPDVDPEEARIRAVLASIPLERLRRAGLLDTLTELASGKEQAEKNAEEKETDSIDAMDDDDLIDMMLGDLDS from the coding sequence GTGAGCAGCATGTTGCGCGGGTCCAGCGACTCAGGCGAGTCCGGAATCCAGGCTGGGCCGGATTGCGGCGAGAGCCCAGGCGAACTTCCTTCACTCGCACCGGACTTCAGGGAACTGCCGGACCTCGAACAGCGCAGGGTCCTGTTCGACCTGGTACACGCACACGTCGCCGCGGCGCTGCGGTCGGAGTCACCGCGTACCCTCGACGCGGAGAGCTCGTTCCTCGACCTGGGGCTGGACTCGCTCGCGGCGGTCAATCTGCACCGCGGGCTGGTCGCCGCCACCGGGCTCACCCTCGATGTGTCGCTCGCCTACGACTATCCGACGCCCAGTGAGCTGGTGGACCACCTCCACCGGAAGATCTTCCCCGTCGCCGGGGACGACACCGCTCCCGCGCGTGCCGTCGTGGGCTCGGACGACCCCATCGCGATCGTCGGGATGAGCTGCCGCTTCCCCGGCGGCGTCAACAGCCCCGAGGACCTGTGGAAGGTGGTCTCCGAGGGCGTCGACGCCATCACCCCGTTCCCCACCGACCGCGGCTGGGACCTGGAGGCGCTCTACAGCCCGGACCCGGACCAGCCCGGCACCAGCTACGCCACCGAGGGCGGGTTCATCCACGACGCCCCCGAGTTCGACGCGGAGTTCTTCGGCATATCGCCCCGCGAGGCGCTGGCCATGGACCCGCAGCAGCGGCTGCTGCTGGAGACCAGCTGGGAGGTCTTCGAGCGGGCCGGTATCGATGTCACCAAGCTGCGGGGCAGCCGGACCGCCGTCTTCACCGGCGCGGAGCACCACGACTACGGACCCCACCTCCAGAGCACCAAGAGCGGCCTGGAGGGCTATGCGCTGACCGGCATCGCGGGCAGCGTCGCCTCCGGGCGCATCGCCTACACCTTCGGCTTCGAGGGCCCGGCGTGGACCGTGGACACCGCGTGCTCCTCGTCGCTGGTCTCCCTGCACCAGGCGGCGCACTCGCTGCGCCAGGGCGAGTGCGACCTGGCGCTCGCCACCGGCGTCGCCACCATGCCCACCCCGGGTGACTTCATCCTCTTCAGCCGCCAGCGCGGGCTCTCCTCCAACGGGCGCTGCAAGGCGTTCGGCGCCGAGGCCGACGGCACGTCGTGGGCCGAGGGCGTCGGCGTCCTGCTGGTGGAGCGGCTCTCGGACGCCCGGCGCAACGGCCACGAGGTGCTGGCCATCGTCCGTGGCACCGCCGTCAACCAGGACGGCGCCTCCAACGGTCTGACCGCCCCCAACGGGCGCTCCCAGCAGCGCGTCATCCGGCAGGCACTGGCCAACGCCGAGCTGACCGCGGACCAGATCGACGTCATCGAGGCGCACGGCACCGGCACCTCGCTCGGTGACCCCATCGAGGCGCAGGCGCTGATGGCCACCTACGGCGAGAGCCGCCCGGAGGGGGAGCCGGTCTGGCTGGGGTCCCTCAAGTCGAACATCGGCCACACCCAGGCGGCGGCCGGTGCGGGTGCCGTCATCAAGATGGTGATGGCCATGCGCCACGGCATCATGCCCAAGACGCTGCACGTGGAGGTGCCGACCCCGCACGTGGACTGGGCGTCGGGCGGCGTCGCGCTCCTCGCCGAGCAGCGCGCGTGGCCACAGAACGGGCAGCCGCGCCGTGCCGGTATCTCCTCGTTCGGCATGAGCGGCACCAACGCACACGCCATCATCGAGCAGGCCCCGCCGCAGGAGCCCGTCTCCGCGCCCGACGACGCCGACCTCGAGGAGACGGCGTCCCAGCCCATCTCGTGGCTGGTGTCCGCCAGGAGCGAGGAGGCGCTGCGGGCGCAGGCCGCGCGGCTGCGCGAGCACGTGGTGCGCGACCGCGACGCGAGCCCGGTCGACGTCGGATGGTCGTCCGCGGTGACGCGTGCCGCACTGGAGCAGCGGGCCGTGGTGGTGGCCTCCGACCGGGACGGGCTGCTGCGGGGACTCGCGGCGCTCGCCGAGGACACCGACGCGCCGGGCCTGGTGCTGGGCAGGTCCAGGGCGCAGCGGGTGGCCTTCCTCTTCACCGGCCAGGGCGCCCAGCGGATGGGCATGGGCCGGGAACTCTACGAGACCTACCCGCTGTTCGCCGACGTATTCGACGAGGCCTGCGACTATCTGGAGGTCCGCCTCGGCACCTCCGTGCTCGACGTGGTGTTCGGCCCCGAGGACGACGCCGCCGACGCCGGGAACACGTCCGGTGACGAGCTGAACCAGACGATGTTCACCCAGGCCGGGCTGTTCGCCTTCGAGGTGGCGCTGTTCCGCCTGCTGGAGTCCTGGGGTGTGCGCCCCGACTTCCTGATGGGGCACTCGGTGGGCGAGATCGCGGCCGCACACGTCGCCGGGGTGCTGTCCCTGGAGGACGCGTGCGCCCTGGTCGCGGCCCGTGGGCGGCTGATGCAGGAACTGCCCGAGGGCGGCGCCATGGTGGCCGTCCAGGCGTCGGAGCAGGAGGTCCTGGAGAGCCTGAAGGGCCGCGAGGACCAGGTGTCGCTGGCGGCGCTCAACGGTCCCACCTCCGTGGTGCTCTCGGGCGACGAGGACGCGGTGCTCGAACTCGCCGGCCTCTGGGAGGCACAGGGCCGCAAGACCAAGCGGCTGCGGGTGAGCCACGCGTTCCACTCCCCCCGGATGGACGCCATGCTGGAGGAGTTCCGCCAGCTCGCCGACTGCCTGGCGTACTCGGCCCCGGCGATCCCGGTCATCTCCAATGTCACCGGCGATGTGGCCGGCGACGAACTGGCCACCGCCGAGTACTGGGTCCGCCATGTGCGTGAAGCCGTCCGCTTCGACGACGGCATGCGCTCCCTGGCGGCCCAGGGAGTGACGACCTGCGTGGAGCTCGGCCCCGACGCCGTGCTCACCGCGATGGGCCAGGACTGCCTGGACGCCATCGACGCCGACGCGGCGTTCGTGCCCCTGGCCCGGGCCGGGCGCGCCGAGGCGCAGACGCTGGCGGAGGCCGTCGCCACCCTCTACACCAACGGCGTCGGCGTGGACTGGAACGCGGTGTACGCCGGGCGCGGCGCCCGCCGGGTCGGCCTGCCGACCTACGCCTTCCAGCACAAGCGGTACTGGCTCGAGGCGGGCGGCGCCGTGACCGGTGACGCCCGCAGCGTCGGCCTCGGCCGGGTGGACCACCCGCTGCTCGGCGGCCTCACCGAACTGGCCGACGGCGAGCGCACCGTGCTGACGGGGCGGCTCTCCCTGCAGACGCACCCCTGGCTCGCCGACCACGCCGTGGCCGGCGGAGTGCTCTTCCCCGGCACCGGGTTCGTGGAGCTGGGCCTGCTCGCGGGCACCGAGACCGGGGCCGGACGGCTTGGCGAGCTCACCCTCGAGACGCCGCTGCTCCTGCCCGAGCAGGGCGGCGTCCGCGTCCAGCTCGTGGTCGGCCCCACGGACGAGTCCGGGGTACGGCCGCTCGGCGTGTACTCGCGCTCCGACAGCGACGAGCCGGGCGAGGAATGGGTGCGCCACGCCCAGGGTGTCCTCGAGGCGGACAGCGGAGCCGCGGTCACCGACAGCCTGCTGCAGTGGCCCGTCCCGGGCGCCGAGCAGGTGCCGATGGAGGGCTTCTACGAGGGCCTGGCCCAGGTCGGTTACGGATACGGGCCGGTCTTCCAGGGGCTGGAGTCGGTCTGGCGGCTGGACGGCGATGTCTACGCCGAGGTGGCGCTGCCGGACTCGGCGGCCCAGGACGCCGGACGCTTCGGCCTGCACCCCGCCCTGCTGGATGCCGCCCTGCACGCCATGGAGATGGGCGACTTCGGCGGCGAGAGCGGGCGCGTGACGCTGCCGTTCTCCTTCACCGGGGTGACCCTGCACGCGGTGGGCGCCGGACGGGTGCGGGTGCGGCTGCGCCCGCAGGGCAAGGACACGGTCGCGCTGCTGGTGACCGACGCCATGGGTGAGCCCGTCGCCTCGGTGGAGTCGCTGGTGGTGCGCGAGGTGGCGCCCGAGCGGTTCGCCTCGGGTCCGCGCTCCAGCGGCGGCGACGGAACGCTGTTCCGGGCCAACTGGGATGTGTTCCCCGCCGCGCGGGGCGGCAGCCTCACCGTGGACGGTGTGTCCGCGGCGGTCATCGGCGCCGACCGGGCCCGGGCGGGCGAACTGCTCGCCGCCTCCGGCGTCGAGTACGCCGAGTACGCCGGGACGGACGAGCTCCTCGCCGCCGTCGACGGGGGCGCCGCGCTCCCGGACGTGGTCTGGGCCTGGTGCGGCGCCGCGCCGGACACCGAGGACATCGCCGACGCCGCCCGGAAGTCGACCCACCGGGCGCTGGCCCTGGTGCAGTCCTGGCTGGCGGAGGACCGGTTCGAGGGATCCCGGCTGGTGGTGGTGACCGGCGACGCGGTCGCGACCGGCCCGGGCGAGGGCGTGGCCGGACTGGCCAACGCCGCCGTGTGGGGACTGGTGCGCTCGGCGGCCACGGAGAACCCGGGCCGGCTCGTGCTGGTGGACATCGACCGCCACGCCGAATCCGCCACCGCCGCCGCCGGCCTGGTGACGGCCGCCATCGCGGCGGGCGAGCGCGAGGTGGCCGTTCGGGTGGGCCAGGGGCTGATTCCCCGGCTCGCCAGGAACGCCGCCGGGCGGGTGCTCGAGGCCCCCGCCGACACCTCCGCGTGGAAACTGGGCACCAGCGGCGGAGGCACCCTGGACAACCTCTCGCTGCAGCCCGACCCGTCGGCCGAGGCGCCGCTGGCTCCCGGCTACGTCCGGATCGCGGTGCGCGCCGCCGGTCTGAACTTCCGGGACGCGCTGATCGCCATCGGCATGTACCCCGACGACCACGCCACCATGGGTGGCGAGGGCGCCGGTGTGGTCCTGGAGGTCGGCCCGGGAGTCACCGACCTGGCACCCGGTGACCGGGTCATGGGCATGATCAACGCATCGTTCGGGCCCATCGCGATCGCCGACCGGCGGCAGATCGTCCCCATGCCGCGCGGCTGGACGTTCGCGCAGGGCGCGTCGGTGCCGGTGGTCTTCCTGACGGCCTACATCGGCCTGGTGGAACTCGGCAAGCTGCAGCCGGGCGAGTCCATCCTCGTGCACACCGCCACCGGTGGTGTGGGCATGGCGGCCACGCAACTCGCGCGCCACCTCGGCGCCGAGGTGTACGCCACGGCCAGCCCCGGCAAGTGGGACACCCTGCGGGCGATGGGATTCGACGAGAAGCACATCGCCTCCTCGCGTGACCTGGAGTTCGAGCGGCGCTTCATGGAGGCGTCCGGCGGCCGGGGCATGGACATGGTGCTGGACTCGCTCGCCCGCGAGTTCGTCGACGCGTCCCTGCGGCTGATGCCCAGGGGCGGGCGCTTCCTGGAGATGGGCAAGATCGATGTGCGCGACCCCGAGGTCGTCGCCGCCGAGCACCCCGGGGTCAAGTACGAGGCGTACGACCTGGTCGTCGCCGACTACGACTGGGTCCAGCGGATGCTGGTCGAACTGGTCGCCCTCTTCGACAGCGGCGCGCTGCACCCCCTCCCGCTGACGGCGTGGGACGTGCGCCGGGCCCCGGACGCGATCCGGCACATCAGCCAGGCCCGGCACATCGGCAAGAACGTGTTCACCATGTCCCACCCCCTGAACACCGAGGGTTCGGTGCTGGTGACCGGTGGCACCGGCGGCCTGGGCAGCGAGGTGGCGCGCCATCTGGTGGCCGAGCACGGAGTGCGCAACCTGGTGCTGGTCTCCCGGCGCGGGCCGGACGCGGCGGGCGCCGCCGACCTCAAGGCCGAACTGGCCGAGGCGGGCGCGTCGGTGACGCTGGCGGCCTGCGACGTGGCCGACCGCGCGTCGCTGGAGCGGGTGCTGTCCGCGGTGCCCGCCGAGCACCCGCTGACCGCGGTCGTGCACGCGGCGGGCGTACTCGACGACGGTGTCATCGACACCCTGTCGCCGAAGCGGATCGACGCGGTCTTCGAGCCGAAGGTCGACGCGGCGTGGAATCTGCACGAGCTGACCCGCCATCTGGACCTGGCGCAGTTCGTGATGTTCTCGTCCGTCGCCGGTGTGTTCGGCAGCCCGGGACAGGGCAACTACGCCGCGGCCAACGCCTTCCTGGACGCGCTCGCCGCACACCGGCGCTCCCTCGGCCTCCCCGCCACATCGCTGGCCTGGGGTCCGTGGGAACAGGGCGGCGGCATGACCGGCACGCTCAGCCAGGCGGACATGGTGCGCATGGCGCGCGAGGGCATGGCGGCCCTGTCCATGGCGGGCGGTCTGCGCCTGCTGGACGCCGGCCGGTCGGGCGAGGACGCCCTGCTGGTGCCGATGCGGCTGGAGACCTCGGCGCTCAGCGGCCAGGCGGACATCCCCACCCTGCTGCGCGGTGTGGTCCGGGTGCGGAGCAAGGCGGCGGCCGACGGCAAGGCGGCCGCTCCGGAATCGGCCCGGGTGAAGCTGGCCGGTCTCTCCGGAGCCGAACTCGACCGTGCGCTGCTGGACCTGGTGCGCGGCAGTGCGGCGATGGTGCTGGGGCACAGCGGCGCCCAGTCCATCGAGCCCGACCGCTCGTTCCAGAACCTCGGGTTCGACTCACTGGCGGGTGTGGAGTTCCGCAACCGGCTGAACTCGGCCACCGGGCTCCGCCTCCCCTCCACGCTGATCTTCGACAACCCCACGCCGGCGGCGCTCGCCGAGTACCTGCGTGGCCGGGTGGCGACGGACAGCCCGGCCGAGCCGGACGTCGATCCGGAAGAGGCCAGGATCCGTGCCGTGCTGGCGTCGATTCCGCTGGAGCGGCTGCGCCGCGCCGGTCTGCTGGACACGCTCACGGAGCTGGCGAGCGGCAAGGAGCAGGCCGAGAAGAACGCCGAGGAGAAGGAGACGGACTCCATCGACGCGATGGACGACGACGACCTGATCGACATGATGCTCGGAGACCTCGACTCCTGA